A genomic window from Cucumis melo cultivar AY chromosome 8, USDA_Cmelo_AY_1.0, whole genome shotgun sequence includes:
- the LOC107991557 gene encoding secreted RxLR effector protein 161-like, which translates to MTNIGLMSYYVDIEVKQSEEDIFISQERYTIEILKKFNMINSRSVTTPIETKTKLSKYEEGDDVDPSYSKSLVGRCLTCSRPDILFNIGLVSRFIESPTTTHLKVAKRILRYLKGTLDYGLLYSSSKEFKLEGYCDSDWAGDTNDQKSTSGYVFFVGNIAFTWSSKKQPIVTLSTCQAQ; encoded by the coding sequence ATGACAAATATAGGACTGATGTCATATTATGTTGACATTGAGGTGAAGCAGTCAGAGGAAGATATTTTCATCTCTCAAGAACGATATACTATAGAAATTCTAAAGAAGTTCAATATGATCAATTCTAGGTCTGTCACAACTCCAATTGAAACTAAGACCAAACTGTCCAAATATGAAGAAGGAGATGATGTTGATCCTTCATATTCCAAAAGTTTGGTTGGGAGATGTTTAACTTGCTCACGACCAGATATTCTTTTCAACATTGGATTGGTGAGTCGATTTATAGAATCTCCTACAACTACTCATTTGAAAGTGGCAAAGAGAATTCTTCGTTACCTCAAAGGTACGCTTGACTATGGGTTACTTTATTCTTCATCTAAAGAATTCAAGCTTGAAGGTTATTGTGATAGTGATTGGGCTGGAGATACTAATGATCAAAAGAGCACTAGTGGATATGTTTTCTTTGTTGGTAATATTGCATTTACTTGGAGTTCTAAGAAGCAACCTATTGTGACATTATCCACTTGTCAAGCACAATAA